The following DNA comes from Anaerostipes rhamnosivorans.
TGGTTTTCCCAGCATCGATATGAGCCATGATTCCAATATTTCTGGTTCTCTCTAATGGATATTCTCTTCCAGCCAAGATCTTTTCCTCCTATTGTTTTTCGGATAAAGCGGTAGGCCCCGCACACCAGATTAGAATCTGTAGTGTGCGAATGCTTTGTTTGCTTCTGCCATTTTGTGCATGTCTTCTTTTTTCTTTACAGATGCTCCAGTGTTGTTGGACGCATCAAAGATTTCGTTTGCAAGCCTTTCTTCCATTGTCTTTTCTCCTCTTTTACGAGAGTATAAAGTCAACCAACGGAGTGCAAGGGCCTGTCTTCTGTCCGGACGCACATCGATCGGCACCTGGTAGGTAGCTCCACCGATACGTCTAGCCTTTACTTCCAGCACAGGCATAATGTTGTTCATTGCCTCTTCAAATACTTCAAGGGCAGGCTTTCCAGCTTTTTCTTCAATACGGTTAAATGCACCGTATACGATCTTCTGGGCAACTCCTTTTTTACCGTCTAACATGATGTTGTTGATCAATTTGGTCACAACTTTGTTATTGTAAATAGGATCCGCCAAAACATCTCTTTTCGCAATATGTCCTTTACGTGGCACGTTTCTTCCCTCCTTAATAATTGCCAACGGCAGAAATTTTATACCGCCGGCCTTAATTCATCGGTACTCATTCATCCTTGCGCAGCTACCGGCTTTCCGCCGGCCTTCAAGCGCTCAATGCCTGATCGTGCCAGAATTTATA
Coding sequences within:
- the rpsG gene encoding 30S ribosomal protein S7, whose protein sequence is MPRKGHIAKRDVLADPIYNNKVVTKLINNIMLDGKKGVAQKIVYGAFNRIEEKAGKPALEVFEEAMNNIMPVLEVKARRIGGATYQVPIDVRPDRRQALALRWLTLYSRKRGEKTMEERLANEIFDASNNTGASVKKKEDMHKMAEANKAFAHYRF